A single Thiohalobacter thiocyanaticus DNA region contains:
- a CDS encoding FixH family protein: MNTPWYKQFWPWFLISLPLSAVIGGIATLIIAMHSPNAMVVDDYYKEGLAINEILAQERAAAELGLSGLLRYAPGADDVRLELMSPNADAVPEYLELLLVHPTLADKDQSLRLEAAVRGRYLAAMPELSPGNWHLIVSPPDGSWRLTGRMVLPQGGQARLTPGV, encoded by the coding sequence ATGAACACGCCCTGGTACAAGCAATTCTGGCCCTGGTTCCTGATCTCCCTGCCGCTGTCGGCCGTGATCGGCGGCATTGCCACCCTGATCATCGCCATGCACAGCCCCAATGCCATGGTGGTGGACGACTATTACAAGGAGGGGCTGGCCATCAACGAGATCCTGGCGCAGGAGCGGGCGGCGGCTGAACTGGGGTTGTCCGGCCTGCTGCGGTATGCGCCCGGAGCCGACGATGTCCGGCTGGAATTGATGTCGCCGAACGCCGATGCCGTGCCCGAGTATCTCGAACTGCTGCTGGTGCATCCCACTCTGGCCGATAAGGATCAGTCGCTTAGGCTCGAAGCAGCGGTGCGCGGCCGGTATCTGGCGGCCATGCCGGAACTGTCTCCCGGCAACTGGCATCTGATTGTGTCGCCGCCGGATGGAAGCTGGCGCTTGACGGGCCGGATGGTCCTGCCGCAAGGTGGTCAGGCGAGGCTGACCCCGGGCGTCTGA
- the ccoO gene encoding cytochrome-c oxidase, cbb3-type subunit II → MSHEVVEKNVGLMAILVLLVISVGGLVEIVPLFFLKSTTEPVEGLEPYTPLQLEGRDIYVREGCYVCHSQMIRPFRAETERYGHYSVAGEFVYDRPFQWGSKRTGPDLARVGGRYSDDWHRVHLINPRDVVPESNMPGFPWLEENVLDGAHTARKMEVLRTLGTPYTDEQIAGAEAAVKGRTEMEALIAYLQNLGTALKTRR, encoded by the coding sequence ATGAGTCATGAAGTCGTTGAAAAGAATGTCGGCCTGATGGCGATCCTGGTGCTGCTGGTGATCAGCGTCGGCGGCCTGGTGGAAATCGTGCCCCTGTTCTTCCTCAAGAGCACCACCGAACCGGTGGAGGGGCTCGAGCCCTACACGCCGCTGCAGCTGGAAGGCCGTGACATCTATGTGCGCGAGGGCTGCTACGTCTGCCATTCGCAGATGATCCGCCCCTTCCGCGCCGAGACCGAACGCTACGGCCACTACTCGGTGGCCGGGGAGTTCGTCTACGACCGTCCCTTCCAGTGGGGCTCCAAGCGCACCGGCCCGGACCTGGCCCGTGTCGGCGGCCGCTACTCCGATGACTGGCACCGGGTGCATCTGATCAATCCGCGCGACGTGGTACCGGAGTCCAACATGCCGGGCTTCCCCTGGCTGGAGGAGAACGTCCTCGACGGCGCCCACACCGCCAGGAAGATGGAGGTGCTGCGGACCCTGGGCACGCCCTATACCGACGAGCAGATCGCCGGTGCCGAGGCCGCGGTCAAGGGCAGGACCGAGATGGAGGCCCTGATCGCCTACCTGCAGAACCTCGGTACCGCGCTCAAGACCCGGAGGTGA
- a CDS encoding PepSY domain-containing protein, which translates to MKISQFLAPALLGLLLMAHSVPVPAQPPHDGDETVRQGSGDAGLDRAVAEVERRTGGRVLSARRVERDGRSAYRIKLLTRDGHVRVIWQDAAGR; encoded by the coding sequence ATGAAAATCAGCCAATTCCTCGCGCCCGCGCTGCTGGGCCTGCTGCTGATGGCTCACAGCGTTCCGGTCCCGGCGCAGCCGCCGCACGACGGTGACGAAACGGTCCGCCAGGGCAGTGGCGACGCCGGGCTGGATCGGGCCGTGGCCGAGGTCGAGCGGCGCACCGGCGGCCGGGTGCTGTCGGCCCGGCGGGTCGAGCGCGACGGCCGCTCCGCCTACCGTATCAAGCTGCTCACCCGCGACGGCCACGTGCGGGTGATCTGGCAGGACGCCGCCGGTCGATGA
- a CDS encoding ABC transporter permease, with product MTPGEKYTAFKTILIKEFLRFIRIWIQTVLPPVITTALYFVIFGNLIGSQIGDMEGYRYMDYIVPGLIMMAVITNSYANVVSSFYGSKFQRHIEEMLVSPIPNHLILSGFVAGGVARGLVVGSAVTATAFFFSDVQVHNLFVSVTVVVLTSILFALAGLINGVFAKSFDDISIIPTFVLTPLTYLGGIFYTIEMLPEFWQGVSLVNPILYMINAFRYGLLGVSDINIYVSYAIILGFIAGLYGFALMLLNRGVGIRS from the coding sequence ATGACGCCGGGCGAGAAGTACACGGCCTTCAAGACGATCCTGATCAAGGAATTCCTGCGCTTCATCCGCATCTGGATCCAGACGGTACTGCCGCCGGTGATCACCACGGCGCTGTACTTCGTCATCTTCGGCAACCTGATCGGTTCCCAGATCGGCGACATGGAAGGCTATCGCTACATGGACTACATCGTGCCGGGGCTGATCATGATGGCGGTGATCACCAACTCCTACGCCAACGTGGTCTCGTCCTTCTATGGCTCCAAGTTCCAGCGCCACATCGAGGAAATGCTGGTCTCGCCCATCCCCAACCATCTGATCCTGAGCGGTTTCGTGGCCGGCGGCGTGGCCCGCGGCCTGGTGGTGGGCAGTGCGGTGACAGCCACCGCCTTCTTCTTCAGCGACGTTCAGGTGCACAATCTGTTCGTGAGCGTCACGGTCGTGGTACTGACCTCGATCCTGTTCGCCCTCGCCGGGCTGATCAACGGAGTCTTCGCCAAGAGCTTCGACGACATCTCCATCATCCCGACCTTCGTGCTCACGCCCCTGACCTACCTGGGCGGGATCTTCTACACCATCGAGATGCTGCCCGAATTCTGGCAGGGGGTGTCGCTGGTCAACCCGATCCTGTACATGATCAACGCCTTTCGCTACGGCCTGCTGGGCGTGAGCGACATCAACATCTATGTTTCCTACGCCATCATCCTCGGCTTCATCGCGGGGCTGTACGGATTTGCGCTCATGCTGCTCAACCGCGGAGTGGGCATCCGCAGCTGA
- the fnr gene encoding fumarate/nitrate reduction transcriptional regulator Fnr produces the protein MSVPESGVISLKRLQTACESCSLFQLCLPLELAHADLEELDHIIKQRRPLQRGEYLFQMGNEFRAVYAIRSGSIKTFTTTDGGEEQVTGFHLPSELVGLDAITTGNHPCSARALETTSVCEIPFDRLEELGSRIPGLQRQLLRIMSHEILTEQDTMIWLGKKSAEARLAALLLRLSSRFKARKFSASDFNLSMSRTDIANYLGLAVETVSRLFSRFQSEGLLEVDRKHVLIKDMGALERMAGADHHN, from the coding sequence ATGAGCGTACCGGAATCCGGAGTGATCAGCCTGAAGCGCCTGCAGACGGCGTGTGAATCCTGCAGCCTGTTCCAGTTGTGCCTGCCGCTGGAACTGGCGCACGCTGACCTGGAGGAACTCGATCACATCATCAAGCAGCGCCGGCCGCTGCAGCGCGGCGAGTACCTGTTCCAGATGGGCAACGAGTTCCGCGCCGTCTATGCCATCCGTTCCGGCTCGATCAAGACCTTCACCACTACTGACGGCGGCGAGGAGCAGGTTACCGGTTTTCACCTGCCCAGCGAACTGGTGGGGCTGGACGCCATCACCACCGGCAACCATCCCTGCTCGGCCCGCGCGTTGGAGACCACCAGCGTGTGCGAGATCCCCTTCGATCGCCTGGAGGAACTGGGCAGCCGCATCCCCGGTCTGCAGCGTCAGTTGCTGCGCATCATGAGCCACGAGATCCTGACCGAGCAGGACACCATGATCTGGCTGGGCAAGAAATCCGCCGAGGCGCGCCTGGCCGCGCTGCTGCTGCGGTTGTCCAGCCGCTTCAAGGCGCGCAAGTTCTCCGCCTCCGATTTCAACCTGAGCATGTCCCGCACCGACATCGCCAACTACCTCGGCCTGGCGGTGGAAACGGTCAGCCGCCTGTTCTCGCGCTTTCAGAGCGAGGGCCTGCTGGAAGTCGACCGCAAGCATGTCCTGATCAAGGACATGGGCGCCCTGGAGCGCATGGCGGGCGCCGACCACCACAACTGA
- a CDS encoding cbb3-type cytochrome oxidase subunit 3, translated as MEFDINTVRSIFTVLVFVAFIGVWIWAWSSKRKPDFDEAANLPFAEDDNPVRAGNKKESTHG; from the coding sequence ATGGAATTCGATATCAACACAGTACGATCGATCTTCACTGTCCTGGTCTTCGTCGCCTTCATCGGCGTCTGGATCTGGGCCTGGAGCAGCAAGCGCAAACCCGATTTCGACGAGGCGGCCAATCTGCCCTTCGCCGAGGACGATAACCCTGTGCGTGCAGGCAATAAGAAGGAATCGACCCATGGGTGA
- the hisB gene encoding imidazoleglycerol-phosphate dehydratase HisB, whose translation MARQSELRRDTLETRIQVRVNLDGTGESRLETGIPFLEHMLDQVARHGLIDLDIRAEGDLHIDAHHTVEDIGITLGQAFCQALGDKRGIRRYGHAYVPLDEALSRVVIDFSGRPGLEYQVEFPRSHIGDFDADLFHEFFQGFVNHVPATLHIDCLRGRNAHHIAETVFKAFGRALRMALEADPRMADQIPSTKGSL comes from the coding sequence ATGGCGAGGCAGAGCGAACTCAGACGCGACACCCTGGAAACCCGCATTCAGGTCAGGGTCAACCTGGACGGCACCGGCGAAAGCCGGCTGGAGACCGGCATCCCCTTCCTGGAGCACATGCTGGATCAGGTGGCCCGGCACGGACTGATCGACCTCGACATCCGGGCCGAGGGCGACCTGCACATCGACGCCCACCACACGGTCGAGGACATCGGCATCACCCTGGGCCAGGCCTTCTGCCAGGCGCTGGGCGACAAGCGCGGCATCCGCCGCTACGGCCACGCCTACGTGCCGCTGGATGAAGCGCTCTCGCGCGTGGTGATCGACTTCTCCGGCCGCCCGGGGCTGGAATACCAGGTCGAGTTCCCCCGCAGCCATATCGGCGACTTCGATGCCGACCTGTTCCACGAGTTCTTCCAGGGTTTCGTCAATCATGTGCCGGCCACCCTGCACATCGACTGTCTGCGCGGCAGGAACGCCCACCACATCGCCGAGACGGTGTTCAAGGCCTTCGGCCGGGCACTGCGCATGGCGCTGGAGGCCGATCCGCGCATGGCGGACCAGATCCCATCCACCAAGGGCAGCCTCTGA
- a CDS encoding ABC transporter ATP-binding protein: MTQALTIRQLRKTYPNGPIALKGIDLDVAEGDFFALLGPNGAGKSTAIGIIASLTNKTSGSVRVFGHDLDTDQAAAKSCLGLVPQEFNFNMFEPVVEVVVNQAGYYGIPRTLAFERAEQYLKELGLWDKRRVMARNLSGGMKRRLMIARALVHRPRLLILDEPTAGVDIEIRRSMWEYLRRINEQGTTIILTTHYLEEAESLCRNIAIIDDGEIIENTNMKVLLNKLHTETFVLDLREPIDAVPPLAGYRVRQVDPSTLEADISRECSLNGLFTELSRYGIEVLSMRNKSNRLEQLFLDLVDDKSNHRHKGAAG, from the coding sequence ATGACCCAGGCACTGACCATCCGACAGCTGAGGAAAACCTATCCCAACGGCCCGATCGCCCTCAAGGGCATTGATCTGGATGTCGCCGAGGGTGATTTCTTCGCCCTGCTCGGACCCAACGGGGCCGGCAAATCCACCGCCATCGGCATCATCGCTTCGCTGACCAACAAGACCAGCGGGTCGGTACGGGTATTCGGCCACGACCTGGATACCGACCAGGCCGCGGCCAAGAGCTGCCTCGGCCTGGTGCCGCAGGAATTCAATTTCAACATGTTCGAGCCGGTGGTCGAGGTGGTGGTCAATCAGGCCGGCTATTACGGCATCCCGCGCACGCTGGCCTTCGAGCGGGCCGAGCAGTACTTGAAGGAACTGGGTCTGTGGGACAAGCGCCGGGTCATGGCGCGCAACCTCTCCGGCGGCATGAAGCGCCGGCTGATGATCGCCCGCGCCCTGGTCCACCGGCCGCGGCTGCTGATCCTGGATGAGCCCACCGCGGGAGTGGACATCGAAATCCGCCGCTCCATGTGGGAGTATCTGCGGCGCATCAACGAGCAGGGCACCACCATCATCCTCACTACCCACTATCTGGAAGAGGCCGAGAGCCTGTGCCGCAACATCGCCATCATCGACGACGGCGAGATCATCGAGAACACCAACATGAAGGTGCTGCTGAACAAGCTGCACACCGAAACCTTTGTACTGGACCTGCGTGAGCCCATCGACGCAGTGCCGCCGCTGGCGGGCTACAGGGTGCGCCAGGTCGACCCCAGTACACTGGAAGCGGACATCTCGCGCGAGTGCAGCCTCAACGGCCTGTTCACGGAACTCAGCAGGTACGGTATCGAGGTGCTCAGCATGCGCAACAAGAGCAACCGGCTGGAACAGCTGTTCCTGGACCTAGTGGACGACAAGAGCAACCATCGCCACAAGGGAGCCGCCGGATGA
- the ccoP gene encoding cytochrome-c oxidase, cbb3-type subunit III, whose translation MGDFTFSSDFWSWWVIVLTVGNILGCWWLIVWTMKKRAGEAASGDVTHHTWDETLQEYNNPLPRWWLWLFYITLVFAVIYLVLYPGLGKFRGVLGWTGEVRYEKEMAQAEAKYGPIFANYAEQEIPALAADEEAVRTGRRLFLNYCATCHGSDARGFPGFPNLTDDAWLFGGDPASIKTSILNGRGGQGLMMAWEGQLGEQGVDEVTEYVLQINGREVNTELARKGQQHYQQMCVSCHGIEGKGNQALGAPDLTDAAWLYGGSPGTIRESIAKGRNGRMPAHKDFLGEDKVHLLAAYVYSLSN comes from the coding sequence ATGGGTGACTTCACATTCTCGAGCGATTTCTGGAGTTGGTGGGTGATCGTGCTCACCGTCGGCAACATCCTGGGCTGCTGGTGGCTGATCGTCTGGACCATGAAGAAACGCGCCGGCGAGGCCGCCAGCGGCGATGTGACCCACCACACCTGGGACGAGACACTGCAGGAGTACAACAATCCGCTGCCGCGCTGGTGGCTGTGGCTGTTCTACATCACCCTGGTGTTCGCCGTCATCTACCTGGTGCTGTACCCCGGGCTGGGCAAATTCCGCGGCGTACTGGGCTGGACCGGCGAGGTGCGCTACGAGAAGGAAATGGCGCAGGCCGAGGCCAAATACGGTCCCATCTTCGCCAATTACGCCGAGCAGGAGATCCCGGCACTGGCGGCCGACGAGGAGGCGGTGCGCACCGGCCGGCGGCTGTTCCTGAATTACTGTGCCACCTGTCACGGCTCGGATGCCCGCGGCTTTCCCGGGTTTCCCAACCTGACCGACGACGCCTGGCTCTTCGGCGGTGACCCGGCCAGCATCAAGACCAGTATCCTGAACGGCCGCGGTGGCCAGGGTCTGATGATGGCCTGGGAGGGGCAGCTGGGCGAGCAGGGCGTCGATGAAGTGACCGAGTACGTCCTGCAGATCAACGGCCGCGAGGTGAACACGGAGCTGGCCCGGAAAGGCCAGCAGCATTACCAGCAGATGTGCGTGTCCTGCCATGGCATCGAAGGCAAGGGCAACCAGGCGCTGGGTGCGCCGGACCTGACCGATGCCGCCTGGCTCTATGGCGGTTCGCCGGGCACCATCCGCGAGAGCATCGCCAAGGGGCGCAATGGCAGGATGCCGGCCCACAAGGACTTCCTCGGAGAGGACAAGGTGCATCTGCTGGCGGCCTACGTCTACAGCCTGTCGAACTGA
- the hisH gene encoding imidazole glycerol phosphate synthase subunit HisH, with protein MNSLAIIDYGMGNLHSIAKAVEHVGADTRIRISADPAHILDADRVIFPGVGAIGHCMEELRRTGLDDVIREVAVSRPLLGVCLGMQALMEHSAENGGTDCLGLIPGRVTRFPADMPDPLTGAALKVPHMGWNAVHHSDHPLWQGIDQDERFYFVHSYYVTPARAEDRAGVCTYGIDFTSAVAHANLFAVQFHPEKSQHAGLQLLANFLRWDGN; from the coding sequence ATGAACAGCCTCGCCATCATCGATTACGGAATGGGCAACCTGCATTCCATCGCCAAGGCGGTGGAGCATGTGGGCGCCGACACCCGCATCCGGATCAGCGCCGACCCGGCGCATATCCTCGACGCCGACCGGGTCATCTTCCCCGGCGTGGGCGCCATCGGCCACTGCATGGAGGAACTGCGACGTACCGGCCTGGACGACGTCATCCGCGAGGTGGCGGTCAGCCGGCCGCTGCTCGGCGTCTGTCTCGGCATGCAGGCCCTGATGGAGCATTCCGCGGAGAACGGCGGCACCGACTGCCTGGGCCTGATCCCGGGCCGCGTCACCCGCTTCCCCGCTGACATGCCCGACCCGCTGACCGGCGCCGCGCTCAAGGTCCCCCACATGGGCTGGAACGCCGTCCACCACAGCGATCACCCCCTGTGGCAGGGCATCGACCAGGACGAGCGCTTCTATTTCGTGCACAGCTACTACGTCACTCCGGCACGCGCGGAAGATCGGGCCGGAGTCTGCACCTACGGCATCGACTTCACATCCGCCGTGGCCCATGCCAATCTGTTTGCCGTGCAATTCCACCCGGAAAAGAGCCAGCACGCCGGGCTGCAGCTGCTGGCCAATTTTCTGCGCTGGGATGGAAACTGA
- the ccoG gene encoding cytochrome c oxidase accessory protein CcoG, protein MNQSAPTPNDREVENVLYQKRQKVYPREVHGLFARLRVAGVLVLLGLYYFVPWLTYDGHQAVLFDLPARKFHIFGLVFWPQDFFYLAMLLVIAALSLFFFTALAGRLWCGYACPQTVWTEVFLWMERKIEGDRPRQMKLDKSPLNFRKFRIKATKHAAWIAFAAWTGFTFVGFFTPIRELGASLMNFSLGPWETFWILFYSFATYGNAGWLREQVCIYMCPYARFQSAMFDKDTLIISYDESRGEPRGSRKRSEDRAGKGLGDCIDCTMCVQVCPTGIDIRNGLQYQCIGCAACIDACNDVMDKMDYPRGLIRYTTENRLEGRPTHVLRPRTLVYGFILLALLAGLIYAIANRVPVDLNIIRDRNALYRETPMGLVENIYTLKLINMDEHAHSYQLTIEGLEQAELVYREDALKVPAGAVAELLVQVRIDPVHLDRPSNEIFFVLESLENPDIRIRQSGRFLGP, encoded by the coding sequence ATGAACCAGAGCGCGCCGACACCGAACGACCGCGAGGTCGAAAACGTCCTCTATCAGAAACGCCAGAAGGTCTATCCGCGCGAGGTGCACGGCCTGTTCGCCCGCCTGCGGGTGGCCGGCGTGCTGGTGCTGCTCGGCCTGTACTATTTCGTTCCCTGGCTCACATACGATGGCCATCAGGCCGTGTTGTTCGACCTGCCGGCGCGCAAATTCCATATCTTCGGACTGGTGTTCTGGCCGCAGGATTTCTTCTACCTGGCCATGCTGCTGGTCATCGCCGCCCTGTCGCTGTTCTTCTTCACCGCGCTGGCGGGCCGGCTCTGGTGCGGCTACGCCTGCCCGCAGACGGTGTGGACCGAGGTCTTCCTGTGGATGGAGCGCAAGATCGAGGGCGATCGGCCCCGGCAGATGAAGCTGGACAAATCGCCGCTCAACTTCAGAAAATTCCGCATCAAGGCCACCAAGCACGCCGCCTGGATCGCCTTCGCCGCCTGGACCGGTTTCACCTTCGTCGGCTTCTTCACCCCCATCCGCGAACTGGGTGCCTCGCTGATGAATTTCTCCCTCGGTCCCTGGGAGACCTTCTGGATCCTGTTCTACAGCTTCGCCACCTACGGCAATGCCGGCTGGCTGCGCGAGCAGGTCTGTATCTACATGTGCCCATATGCGCGCTTTCAGAGCGCGATGTTCGACAAGGACACCCTGATCATCTCCTATGACGAAAGCCGGGGCGAGCCGCGCGGATCACGCAAGCGCAGCGAGGATCGGGCCGGGAAGGGGCTGGGCGACTGCATCGACTGCACGATGTGCGTGCAGGTCTGTCCCACCGGCATCGACATCCGCAACGGCCTGCAGTACCAGTGCATCGGCTGCGCGGCCTGCATCGATGCCTGCAACGACGTGATGGACAAGATGGATTATCCGCGCGGTCTGATTCGCTATACCACCGAGAACCGGCTCGAAGGCAGGCCTACTCACGTGCTGCGCCCGCGCACCCTGGTCTATGGGTTCATTCTGCTTGCCCTGCTGGCAGGTCTGATATATGCCATCGCCAACCGGGTGCCGGTGGATCTGAACATCATCCGCGACCGCAATGCGCTGTATCGCGAGACGCCCATGGGGCTGGTGGAGAACATCTATACGCTCAAGCTGATCAATATGGACGAGCATGCGCACAGCTATCAACTGACGATCGAAGGTCTGGAGCAGGCGGAACTGGTCTACCGGGAGGATGCGCTCAAGGTGCCCGCGGGCGCGGTGGCCGAACTGCTGGTGCAGGTCCGGATCGATCCGGTGCATCTAGACCGGCCCAGCAACGAGATATTCTTCGTCCTGGAGTCACTGGAAAACCCGGACATCCGCATCCGTCAGTCCGGACGCTTCCTCGGTCCCTAG
- the hisA gene encoding 1-(5-phosphoribosyl)-5-[(5-phosphoribosylamino)methylideneamino]imidazole-4-carboxamide isomerase, with amino-acid sequence MLLIPAIDLKDGQCVRLRQGRMEDATVFSEDPVEVAQRWVDAGARRLHLVDLNGAFAGQPVNAGVIQRIAERFPELPIQVGGGIRDEDTVQTYLDAGVQYVIIGTKAVSTPHFINDLCMEFPGHIIVGLDARDGKVAIDGWSKLSHHDVIDMAQRFERDGVEAIVYTDISRDGMMEGVNVDATVKLAQSITIPVIASGGVTNIDDIKRLCEVADEGITGAIIGRALYEGTLDLAEAQKYVQDNDCDGE; translated from the coding sequence ATGTTGTTGATACCCGCCATCGATCTCAAGGACGGCCAGTGCGTGCGCCTGCGTCAGGGCCGGATGGAGGACGCCACGGTATTTTCCGAGGATCCGGTCGAGGTCGCCCAGCGCTGGGTGGACGCCGGCGCCCGGCGCCTGCACCTGGTGGATCTCAACGGCGCCTTTGCCGGTCAGCCGGTCAACGCCGGCGTGATCCAGCGCATTGCCGAGCGCTTCCCCGAACTGCCGATCCAGGTCGGCGGCGGCATCCGCGACGAGGACACCGTGCAGACCTATCTCGACGCCGGCGTGCAGTACGTGATCATCGGCACCAAGGCGGTCAGCACCCCGCACTTCATCAACGACCTGTGCATGGAATTCCCCGGTCACATCATCGTCGGCCTGGATGCGCGCGACGGCAAGGTGGCCATCGACGGCTGGTCCAAGCTGTCCCACCATGATGTGATCGACATGGCACAGCGCTTCGAGCGCGACGGCGTCGAGGCCATCGTCTATACCGACATCAGCCGCGACGGCATGATGGAGGGTGTCAACGTCGACGCCACCGTCAAGCTCGCCCAGTCCATCACCATCCCGGTCATCGCCTCCGGCGGCGTGACCAACATCGACGACATCAAACGCCTGTGCGAGGTGGCCGACGAGGGCATCACGGGCGCAATCATCGGCCGCGCCCTGTACGAGGGCACCCTCGACCTGGCCGAGGCGCAGAAGTACGTGCAGGACAACGACTGCGACGGTGAGTAG
- the ccoN gene encoding cytochrome-c oxidase, cbb3-type subunit I codes for MDTSTTYNYKVVRQFAIMTVVWGIVGMLVGVVIAAQLVWPQLNFDIPWLTYSRLRPLHTNAVIFAFGGSALFATSYYVVQRTCQARLFSNGLAAFTFWGWQVVIVAAAITLPLGITASKEYAELEWPIDLLITLVWVAYAVVFFGTIVKRRVKHIYVANWFYGAFILTIAVLHVVNSAALPVTATKSYSVYPGAIDAMVQWWYGHNAVGFFLTAGFLGMMYYFVPKQANRPVYSYRLSVVHFWALISTYMWAGPHHLHYTALPDWAQSLGMVFSLILLAPSWGGMINGIMTLSGAWHKLRTDPILKFLIVSLSFYGMSTFEGPMMSIKTVNALSHYTDWTIGHVHSGALGWVAMVSIGSLYFLIPRLFGREQMHSIKLIDVHFWVATIGVVLYIVAMWIAGIMQGLMWRAVNADGTLTYSFVESLEAMYPYYFVRLLGGVVFLSGMLIMAYNVIRTIQGNKPVEAAIPQTA; via the coding sequence ATGGATACTTCGACCACCTACAACTATAAGGTCGTACGCCAGTTCGCCATCATGACGGTCGTCTGGGGCATCGTCGGCATGCTGGTCGGCGTGGTGATTGCCGCGCAGCTGGTCTGGCCGCAGCTCAATTTCGACATCCCCTGGCTGACCTACAGCCGCTTGCGGCCGCTGCATACCAATGCGGTGATCTTCGCCTTCGGCGGCTCGGCCCTGTTTGCGACCTCATACTATGTGGTGCAGCGCACCTGCCAGGCGCGGCTGTTCTCCAACGGCCTGGCGGCCTTCACCTTCTGGGGCTGGCAGGTCGTGATCGTCGCCGCCGCCATCACCCTGCCGCTGGGCATTACCGCCAGTAAGGAGTACGCCGAACTGGAGTGGCCCATCGATCTGTTGATCACGCTGGTATGGGTTGCCTATGCCGTGGTCTTCTTCGGCACCATCGTCAAGCGCCGGGTCAAGCACATCTATGTGGCCAACTGGTTTTACGGCGCCTTCATCCTGACGATTGCGGTGTTGCACGTGGTCAACAGTGCCGCGCTGCCCGTGACGGCGACCAAATCCTACTCGGTCTATCCGGGCGCGATCGACGCCATGGTGCAGTGGTGGTACGGCCACAATGCGGTGGGTTTCTTCCTCACCGCCGGCTTTCTCGGCATGATGTACTACTTCGTGCCCAAGCAGGCCAACCGCCCGGTCTATTCCTATCGCCTGTCGGTGGTCCACTTCTGGGCGCTGATCTCGACCTACATGTGGGCCGGTCCGCACCACCTGCACTACACGGCGCTGCCGGACTGGGCCCAGTCGCTGGGCATGGTGTTCTCGCTGATCCTGCTTGCGCCCAGCTGGGGCGGCATGATCAACGGCATCATGACCCTGTCCGGCGCCTGGCACAAACTGCGCACCGACCCCATCCTGAAATTCCTGATCGTCTCCCTGTCCTTCTACGGCATGTCGACCTTCGAAGGGCCGATGATGTCGATCAAGACGGTCAACGCCCTGTCCCACTACACCGACTGGACCATCGGCCACGTGCATTCGGGTGCGTTGGGCTGGGTGGCCATGGTGTCGATCGGCTCGCTGTACTTCCTCATTCCGCGCCTGTTCGGGCGTGAGCAGATGCATTCGATCAAGTTGATTGATGTGCACTTCTGGGTGGCCACTATCGGCGTGGTGCTCTACATCGTCGCCATGTGGATCGCCGGCATCATGCAGGGCCTGATGTGGCGTGCGGTGAATGCAGACGGCACCCTGACCTACAGCTTCGTCGAGTCGCTGGAGGCCATGTATCCCTACTACTTCGTGCGTCTGCTCGGTGGGGTGGTGTTCCTGTCCGGCATGCTGATCATGGCCTACAACGTGATCAGGACCATCCAGGGCAATAAGCCGGTCGAAGCCGCCATTCCGCAGACCGCCTGA